The following coding sequences lie in one Microvirga sp. 17 mud 1-3 genomic window:
- the ftsH gene encoding ATP-dependent zinc metalloprotease FtsH, protein MNSNFRNFALWVVIFLLVLALVTLFQSPGHRGGSGDIAYSQLLSDADAGRISNVVISGPEISGTYTDGRTFTTYAPNDPSLVTKLQQKGVQITARPQSDSTPWFIAVLMNILPIALFIGAWVFLSRQMQNGAGRAMGFGKSKAKLLTEAHGRVTFDDVAGVDEAKEDLQEIVEFLRDPQKFQRLGGRIPRGVLLVGPPGTGKTLTARAVAGEANVPFFTISGSDFVEMFVGVGASRVRDMFDQAKKNAPCIIFIDEIDAVGRHRGAGLGGGNDEREQTLNQLLVEMDGFEANEGIIIIAATNRPDVLDPALLRPGRFDRQIVVPNPDVTGREKILRVHVRKVPLAPDVDLKVIARGTPGFSGADLMNLVNEAALLAARRGKRIVTMHEFEDAKDKVMMGAERRTLVMTDDEKRLTAYHEAGHAIVALNVPATDPVHKATIIPRGRALGMVMQLPERDKLSMSFEQMTSRLAIMMGGRIAEEMIFGKEKVTSGAQSDIEQATRLARMMVTKWGFSPELGTVAYGENQDEVFLGMQMGRQQNVSEATAQKIDSEVRRLVEAGLEDARRILTEKAHDLETLAKGLLEYETLTGDEIHNLLDGQPPIRDTGDNLSSSRGSAVPTAGRGRPKESGGGMEPQPQA, encoded by the coding sequence ATGAATTCAAATTTCCGCAATTTCGCCTTGTGGGTCGTCATCTTCCTGCTGGTGCTCGCGCTCGTGACCCTGTTCCAGAGCCCGGGCCATCGTGGCGGCAGCGGCGACATTGCCTATAGCCAGCTTCTCAGCGATGCCGATGCTGGGCGCATTTCGAACGTGGTCATCTCCGGTCCGGAGATCAGCGGCACCTATACGGATGGCCGTACCTTCACGACCTATGCGCCGAATGATCCGAGCCTGGTGACGAAGCTGCAGCAGAAGGGCGTGCAGATCACGGCCCGTCCGCAATCCGACTCCACCCCCTGGTTCATCGCCGTCCTCATGAACATCCTGCCGATCGCGCTGTTCATCGGCGCGTGGGTGTTCCTGTCGCGGCAGATGCAGAACGGCGCGGGCCGGGCCATGGGCTTCGGCAAGTCCAAGGCCAAGCTTCTGACCGAGGCGCATGGCCGCGTGACCTTCGACGATGTCGCGGGCGTCGATGAGGCCAAGGAAGACCTGCAGGAGATCGTGGAATTCCTCCGCGATCCGCAGAAGTTCCAGCGCCTCGGCGGCCGCATCCCGCGCGGTGTGCTGCTCGTCGGCCCTCCCGGCACGGGTAAGACCCTGACGGCCCGGGCCGTTGCGGGCGAGGCCAACGTGCCGTTCTTCACCATCTCGGGCTCCGACTTCGTCGAGATGTTCGTGGGCGTGGGTGCTTCCCGCGTACGCGACATGTTCGACCAGGCCAAGAAGAACGCCCCCTGCATCATCTTCATCGACGAGATCGACGCGGTCGGCCGCCATCGCGGCGCCGGCCTCGGCGGCGGCAACGATGAGCGTGAGCAGACCCTCAACCAGCTCCTGGTGGAGATGGACGGCTTCGAGGCCAACGAGGGCATCATCATCATCGCGGCGACGAACCGCCCCGACGTGCTTGACCCGGCGCTCCTGCGTCCCGGCCGCTTCGACCGGCAGATCGTTGTCCCGAACCCGGACGTCACCGGCCGCGAGAAGATCCTGCGCGTCCATGTGCGCAAGGTCCCGCTCGCTCCCGACGTGGACCTGAAGGTCATCGCCCGCGGCACCCCCGGCTTCTCGGGCGCCGACCTGATGAACCTTGTGAACGAGGCGGCCCTCCTGGCGGCAAGGCGCGGCAAGCGCATCGTCACCATGCACGAGTTCGAGGACGCGAAGGACAAGGTCATGATGGGCGCCGAGCGGCGCACCCTGGTCATGACCGACGACGAGAAGCGCCTGACGGCCTATCACGAGGCCGGCCACGCCATCGTCGCCCTCAACGTCCCGGCGACCGACCCGGTCCACAAGGCCACCATCATCCCCCGTGGCCGGGCGCTGGGCATGGTCATGCAGCTGCCTGAGCGCGACAAGCTCTCCATGAGCTTCGAGCAGATGACCTCGCGCCTCGCCATCATGATGGGCGGCCGCATCGCCGAGGAGATGATCTTCGGCAAGGAGAAGGTGACCTCGGGCGCCCAGTCCGACATCGAGCAGGCCACGCGCCTCGCCCGGATGATGGTGACCAAGTGGGGCTTCTCGCCCGAGCTCGGCACCGTCGCCTATGGCGAGAACCAGGACGAGGTCTTCCTCGGCATGCAGATGGGCCGTCAGCAGAACGTGTCCGAAGCCACCGCCCAGAAGATCGACTCCGAGGTGCGCCGCCTGGTCGAGGCCGGCCTGGAGGATGCCCGCCGCATCCTGACCGAGAAGGCCCACGATCTCGAGACCCTGGCTAAGGGCCTCTTGGAATACGAGACCCTGACCGGCGACGAGATCCACAACCTCCTCGACGGCCAGCCTCCGATCCGCGACACCGGCGATAATCTGTCGTCGAGCCGGGGATCCGCCGTCCCGACCGCTGGCCGCGGCCGGCCCAAGGAGAGCGGCGGCGGCATGGAGCCCCAGCCCCAGGCCTGA
- the tilS gene encoding tRNA lysidine(34) synthetase TilS has translation MTRSSAPIDPASAEWLEALFFSLSSARGIVAAVSGGPDSMALMHLLALWRGSAARPPVIVATVDHGLRPEAAREAAFVAAEASRLGFPHRTLVWTGPKPGTGLQEAAREARYRLLIGCAREEGATHLVTAHTLDDQAETLLMRLSRGSGLAGLGGMRPERDRDGLRHVRPLLDCPKSMLLALCGRERWPFVEDPSNLDERFARVRWRRLMPALAAEGLTAERLAGLARRARQAEEALDAKAAEALGRARPVAGEGGLRLDAAPLAEEPFEIALRAFVQALDRAGIRPETGRLQRIEACVGRLRDALAKGEAFRATVSGALVRLDARGGLTLAPEPPRRRGRAPV, from the coding sequence GTGACCCGCTCCTCCGCACCCATTGATCCTGCCTCCGCCGAATGGCTGGAGGCTCTCTTTTTTTCCCTATCCTCCGCCCGTGGAATCGTCGCAGCCGTGTCAGGCGGGCCGGATTCCATGGCTCTCATGCATCTCCTGGCCCTGTGGCGCGGATCCGCTGCCCGGCCGCCCGTGATCGTCGCCACCGTGGATCACGGCCTGCGCCCCGAAGCTGCCCGGGAGGCCGCTTTCGTGGCCGCGGAGGCCTCCCGCCTCGGCTTTCCCCACCGGACCCTCGTCTGGACTGGCCCCAAGCCCGGGACGGGTCTTCAGGAGGCGGCCCGCGAGGCGCGCTACCGGCTTCTGATCGGCTGCGCCCGGGAGGAGGGCGCCACCCACCTCGTCACCGCTCACACGCTGGACGACCAGGCCGAGACCCTGCTCATGCGCCTGTCGCGGGGGTCGGGGCTCGCGGGCCTCGGCGGGATGCGGCCCGAGCGCGACCGGGACGGCCTGCGCCATGTCCGGCCGCTCCTTGATTGCCCGAAGAGCATGCTCCTCGCCCTGTGCGGCCGGGAAAGGTGGCCCTTCGTGGAGGACCCCTCGAACCTGGACGAGCGCTTCGCGCGGGTGCGCTGGCGGCGCCTCATGCCGGCCCTCGCTGCGGAGGGCCTGACGGCCGAGCGCCTGGCCGGCCTCGCGCGCAGGGCCCGGCAGGCCGAGGAGGCGCTTGATGCCAAGGCCGCCGAGGCCCTGGGCCGGGCTCGGCCCGTGGCCGGGGAGGGTGGCTTGCGGCTCGATGCCGCCCCCCTGGCCGAGGAGCCCTTCGAGATCGCGCTCCGGGCCTTCGTCCAGGCCCTCGACAGGGCGGGAATCCGGCCGGAAACCGGCCGTCTCCAACGTATCGAGGCCTGCGTCGGTCGGCTCCGGGATGCCCTGGCGAAGGGGGAAGCCTTTCGGGCCACCGTGTCAGGGGCGCTGGTCCGGCTCGATGCCCGCGGGGGCCTCACCCTGGCGCCGGAACCGCCTCGTCGGCGGGGAAGGGCGCCGGTTTGA
- the ybgF gene encoding tol-pal system protein YbgF has product MLRRLIVFFAFLTALAGPAAAQDAAEAIVRLNRLENQFRQMSGQMEQLQHENQVLKEQLRKFQEDVDYRFQEGRGGKASPGGSAPARPAPQPQRRSDVFNPSEAPSAPGAPLPLGATPPSAPLTAEMGQPAPLPGGQMPGQVSGIGELIQEDDMAMDAAPLDINPAGRTVAIPTGAIPAAPASRGPSVAATSVGDPRSDFETAYGYFAQRQYEEAEMGFRRFLQSNPRDKLVPEAAYWLGETYLQRNRYREAAEQFLNVSTEHPSAARAPDALLKLGISLNGLGARDRACAVFGELDRKYPQASPNVRQASEREQRRSKCS; this is encoded by the coding sequence ATGCTGCGCCGACTGATCGTCTTCTTCGCCTTCCTGACAGCCCTCGCCGGGCCTGCCGCCGCGCAGGACGCCGCCGAGGCTATCGTCCGTCTCAACCGGCTCGAGAACCAGTTCCGGCAGATGTCCGGGCAGATGGAGCAGCTCCAGCACGAGAACCAGGTTCTCAAGGAGCAGCTCCGCAAGTTCCAGGAAGACGTGGATTACCGATTCCAGGAGGGCCGGGGCGGCAAGGCCTCGCCCGGTGGCAGCGCGCCGGCCCGTCCGGCCCCGCAGCCCCAGCGACGCAGCGACGTCTTCAACCCCTCGGAGGCGCCCAGCGCCCCCGGGGCTCCGCTTCCCCTGGGAGCGACCCCTCCGTCGGCCCCTCTCACGGCGGAGATGGGCCAGCCCGCTCCCCTTCCCGGGGGCCAGATGCCCGGGCAGGTGTCCGGAATCGGGGAGCTGATCCAGGAGGACGACATGGCCATGGATGCGGCGCCCCTCGACATCAATCCCGCCGGCCGCACGGTCGCGATCCCAACAGGGGCGATCCCGGCCGCTCCGGCCTCCCGCGGTCCGAGCGTCGCGGCCACCAGCGTCGGCGATCCGCGGTCCGATTTCGAGACCGCCTACGGCTATTTCGCGCAGCGCCAGTACGAGGAGGCCGAGATGGGCTTCCGCCGGTTCCTGCAGTCCAACCCCCGCGACAAGCTGGTGCCCGAAGCCGCCTACTGGCTCGGCGAGACCTATCTCCAGCGCAACCGCTACCGGGAGGCGGCGGAGCAGTTCCTGAACGTGTCCACGGAGCACCCCAGCGCGGCCCGTGCGCCCGATGCGCTCCTGAAGCTTGGCATTTCCCTCAACGGCCTCGGCGCCCGCGACCGGGCCTGCGCGGTCTTCGGCGAACTCGACCGCAAGTATCCCCAGGCTTCCCCGAATGTGCGCCAGGCCTCCGAGCGCGAGCAGCGCCGGTCCAAGTGCAGCTGA
- the pal gene encoding peptidoglycan-associated lipoprotein Pal, with translation MMTLRAVKFAAAIVLALGAAACSSNKDGMADGAGGFGAGGAATPGSAQDFVVNVGDRVFFETDQTDLTPTATATLDKQAQWLNRYPNYTFIIEGHADERGTREYNFSLSARRAQNVRDYLVSRGINASRLRTVSYGKERPVAVCNDISCWSQNRRAVTVLSAGAGA, from the coding sequence ATGATGACGTTGCGCGCCGTCAAGTTCGCCGCTGCCATCGTCCTCGCCCTCGGGGCGGCGGCGTGTTCGTCCAACAAAGATGGAATGGCCGACGGGGCCGGCGGCTTCGGGGCCGGCGGAGCAGCCACGCCGGGCAGCGCCCAGGATTTCGTCGTCAATGTGGGCGACCGGGTGTTCTTCGAGACCGACCAGACCGACCTGACCCCGACCGCCACCGCGACCCTCGACAAGCAGGCCCAGTGGCTCAACCGCTATCCGAACTACACCTTCATCATCGAGGGCCATGCGGACGAGCGCGGTACCCGCGAATACAACTTCTCGCTCAGCGCCCGCCGCGCCCAGAACGTGCGTGATTATCTGGTGTCCCGCGGCATCAACGCCTCGCGCCTGCGCACCGTGTCCTACGGTAAGGAGCGCCCGGTTGCGGTCTGCAACGACATCTCCTGCTGGTCGCAGAACCGCCGCGCCGTCACGGTGCTGAGCGCAGGTGCCGGAGCGTAA